The Microbulbifer sp. YPW1 genome contains the following window.
CAGAACGGCGCCTCGTTTGAGTCCATCCCCATGGTAGGCGGCACCATTGGCACGGTCAGCGCTCCGCTGGCAAATTGCGGCATCGGCGATAGCGCCTGCGAGGACGCGAGCGGCAAGATCTGCGTAATTGAGCGCGGCGCGATCAGCTTCGGTGACAAGGTTGCCAACTGTGAAGCAGGTGGCGGCATCGGTGCCATCGTTTACAACAACGCACCGGGCATCTTCGGCGGCGACCTGGGCACCACCAGCGATCTGGTTGCGGTCTCCCTCAGCCAGGAAGACGGTGAAGCACTGGAAATGGATATGGAGGCCACCATCTCCATCGAGCCAATGGCGGACTACGACTACAAGTCAGGCACCTCCATGGCCACCCCGCACGTTTCCGGTATCGCCGCGAAAGTGTGGAGCCACTTCCCGCAGTGCAGCGCCAACGACATCCGCCTGGCCCTGCGTGCTTCCGCAGCCGACCTGGGTGAACCGGGTTACGACTACAACACCGGCTGGGGCCTGGTGCAGACCAAGGCGGCCTTCGACTACCTGGCGGCCAACGGCTGTAAATCGCCGAACAACATCCTGCGTGGCGGCGACGGCAGCGCGCACTGAGCCCTGCAGACTGTGTTTAGAGTGTAAAACCGTGAGTGGTTTAAGGGGCCACACCGAATCCCCATAACCAGCGCCACGGACGGCGCGATTCTGGCAGCCTTTTCAGGCTGCCTTTTTTGTTTGTGAGAAACTCAGTTTTCGCCACTGGCCGGCAACAACGGGGCGAGATCCAGATGCGCCGCGCCATTGCGGTAATCGCCCTGTTCATCGTGGGGAACCACGCCCAGGCAGGGCGCAGGCAGCAGTGCGTTCAGGGTCATCAGGTTCTGCTCCGCGCGCGGCATGTCTTCCATCGGCCCTCGGGCAAAGTTCGCCACCCAGCCCGCCAGCGGCAGCCCATCGCGATGGATCGCTTCGGCGGTGAGCAGAGCGTGGTTGATACAGCCCAGCTCCATATTCACCACCAGTATCACCGGCAGCTCCAGCTCCTTCGGGAGGTCCGAGAGGAACATGCGCGGCGCCAGCGGTACACGCCAGCCACCGGCGCCCTCAATCAGCACCAGATCCGCCTTGCCACTCATCACGCCGCGACAGATACCGACAAGACGGGAGGGATCGAGCCGCTTGCCCGCTTCCATCGCCGCAATATGCGGCGCCACCGCCGGCTCCAGGGCCACGGGGTTGACCTGCTGGTATTCCAGCTCCTGGGTCATCGCTTCCATCAAGGTCAGCGCATCACTGTTGCGCAGGCCCTCCGGCGTCGACTCGCAGCCGGACGCCACCGGCTTCACCGCCGCCGTCTGCAGCCCGCGCGCACGCGCCGCTTCGAGCAGTGCTGCGGTGATATAGGTTTTACCGACTTCGGTGTTGGTACCGGTCACAAAAAACGTACTGGTCACGGAATCTTCCTCGGTGTGTTCGGTCTTTTTTATTTGACGCCTCTTTAAACGTGGCCTACTTGGTGATAAATTGACCACTCAGAGCATTAATCATACAACCCACTTCGCCATAAAGCGGTTCGGGTTAGGATAATTGCCTAACAAATGCCCCGAACCTGGTTCGGGGCGACAGCGAAGGACAGCGCTGTCATAACGCTATTGCGTTACATAGTCGCACCGCGCAACCAGATTTCACGCCGCACTGCCGGCCGCTATCGGAAGCGCGAGAGTAAGGATGCTGACTGTTTAGCCCCGGAATGTCACAACTACCGATGAGAGCCATGCGATATTTAAAACTCAGTCTGATTGCCCTTCTCCTGACGCCGACCCTGGTTTTCGCCAAGATCAAACCAGTGGATGAGGTCGTGGTGTATAAATCCAAGCACCTGATGCAGCTGAAACGCAACGGCAAGGTTGTGAAAAGCTACAAGGTGGTGTTCGGCAAAAACCCGGTGGGCCACAAACAGTACGAGGGTGACTCGCGCACGCCGGAAGGCCGCTACACCCTGAACTGGAAAAAGAAGAACAGCACTTACTATCGCGCCATTCAGGTTTCCTACCCGAACGCGACTGACCGCGCACGGGCGAAAAAGCTGGGCCGCAGCCCGGGCGGTGCGATCATGATCCACGGCCAGAAACCGCACTGGAAAGGTATCGAAGAGTACCTGACCCGTATGAACTGGACCGATGGCTGTATCGCCGTAACCAACCCGCAGATGGATGAGATCTGGGCGATGGTCGATACCGGTACGCCGATTGAGATTTTTCCGTAATCATCTTACCTACAGCGTATAGAAGCTTGAATTGAAGGCCGGGGGCTGGGGCGAGTTTTTCGAACCGTCGTCGCCATGGATGGCGGCGCCGGAGCGTACATGGATGTACTCGCAGCGATTCGAAAAACTCGTCCCAGCGCCCGGCCGCTACTGCGCCTGCTTCAAAGCGCTGAGCCGCTGCAAACCAGCCAGAGCCCCGACTACCACCTACCTTTCGCGCTTCGCTACAACGCCTTGGCGGCGAATCACTGGGTGCGGGTTTTCAGGAGCGCTGTGAACCCATCCCTGGGCGCTTCGGCACAAACATCCTGTTTGTGACGATCCTGAAAACCCGCACCCAGCACTTCGCCTTAATATCTAAACACGCTACTTCGAAACTAATTTGGTCGGCACATACCTTCTGGCCTGCGCCTCCGGCTTAGTGCTCTTCCTGATAGTACTCCGGCGCCAGGTCATCAAACCGCGTGTACTTGCCCACAAACGCCGCGCGGCAGGTGCCGATCTCACCGTTACGCTGCTTGCCGATAATCAATTCCGCCAAGCCCTTATCCGGGCTGTCCTCGTTGTAATACTCGTCGCGGTAGATAAACAGGATCACATCCGCATCCTGCTCGATCGCACCGGATTCCCGCAGGTCCGAGTTCATCGGCCGCTTGTTCGGGCGCTGCTCCACCCCCCGGTTCAACTGCGACAACGCGATCACCGGACACTCGTATTCTTTCGCCAGCGCCTTCAGAGAGCGCGAGATCTCGGAAATTTCCTGGGTACGTCCCTCGGTGCTGCCCTTCACCTGCATCAGCTGCAGGTAATCCACCATCACCATCGCCGGCATTGCGCGGCGCTCCGCCTCTTCCCGGCTCAGCTTAGGATCTGCCTGCATCAGTTTGTTGGTATGGTCGCGCACCGTGCGCTTGACCCGCGCGCGCACCTCAGATGGTGACAGGCCCGGGGTGTCGTCGATATACAGCCCCTTGCCCTTCATCTTCTGCACCGCGCTGGACAGCTTGGGCCAGTCCTCTTCCTGCAGCTTGCCGTTACGGATACGGCCCTGGTCGATCTTGCCGATAGACGACAACATCCGCATCACCAGACTGTCGGACGGCATCTCCATACTGAATACCAGGGTGGGTTTTTCCTGGCTGAGCATGGCCGCTTCCACGAAGTTCAGGGCCAGCGCGGTTTTACCCATCGATGGACGGGCGGCGAGGATAATCATCTCGCCCGGCTGCCAGCCGGAGGTACGCTGATCCAGCTCGGTGAGACCGGTGCTGAGCCCGGTGAGATCGCCCTCGGACTTGAACAGCTCGTCAATGCGCTCGACGGTTTTCTTCAGCAGCGTATCCACGCCGACAAAACCGCCCTCTTTGGCGCGACCTTCGGCGATCTCTGCTACACGGCGCTCCGCCATCTGCAGCAGGTCAGCGGAGCCGAGGCCGCCGGGATTGAAACTGGTACGGCTGATTTCACCGGCGGCGGCGATCAGCTGCCGCAGCATGGAGCGCTCGCGCACGATCTTGGCGTAGGCCACGATGTTGGCCGCGGACGGGGTGTTTTCGGCCAGTTCCGCCAGATAGGCGGGGCCACCAATGTCTGCCAGCAGGTCGCGATTGGCGAGCCCCTCGGCAAGGGTAACGATGTCCAGCGGCTGCTCGCCGCCGGACAGCTCCAGCATCACACCGAAGATAATCCGGTGGCTGGCGACAAAGAAATCTTCCGCACTCAATTGCTCTGCAACCGCATCCAGGCGGCTGGCATCGAGCATCAGGCCACCCAGTACCGACTGTTCCGCCTCCACCGAATGAGGCAGCGGCGAACTGGACTGGGACTCCTGGGTATCTTCTTCTGGCGGGACGTATTCGTTCATGTTGTGGAGTAGCTACTGGTTTTCCGGGCGCAGAAAGGATTTACCGGACTCAGAAACAAGTCAGGCGCTGGCTTTCCACCGTCAGCCTATGGCCCACAGGGAAAATCCAGCGCCTGATTGTAGCGCGCCTCGGGCCGGAACGGGTAAAAGCGTTCCATCCCGAGCGCGCTAAGGCGTGCAGGAAGCAGCAGAAGCTTATTCGGCTTCTACAACAACCTTCACAGCGGTGATCACGTCGGCGTGCAGCTGTACGTCTACGTCGTACTCGCCCACTTCGCGCAGCGCACCTTCCGGCAGTTTCACTTCGGCTTTCTCAACGGCAACGCCAGCAGCGGTGATCGCTTCGGCGATGTCGCGAGTACCGATGGAGCCGAACAGCTTACCTTCGTCGCCAGCATTGGCAGCGATGGTTACCACGACGCCTTCCAGCTGGGCAGCGCGGCCTTCAGCTTCGCTTACTTTTGCAGCAGCAGCTGCTTCCAGTTCAGCGCGCTTGGCTTCGAACTCAGCAACGTTCGCTGCGTTGGCCAGTACGGCTTTACCGGTAGGCAGCAGGAAGTTGCGGCCGAAACCGGCTTTTACTTCAACGCGGTCGCCCACGTTGCCCAGTTTGCCTACTTTGTCGAGCAGAATAACTTCCATCTCGGAACCCTCAGTTTCAGTTCTTGTGCGCCGCTCAGCGTTTGTCGCTCGAGCGCGCGCGAATATCAATCCAGCTATCTATCAGGGCCAGTCCACACAGGAACCCTGCCAGTGGCAGCGCGGCGATCACCAGCATCACATACATGGCAATCAGCGGGCCGCGCCCCCAGCCCTTGCGGGCCACCAGCCAGTGGATCAGGCAGATACCCGCCACCATGATGGGGAAGGCAGCTACCGCGCCCCAGAACACAAAGTGCTCACTGACGAGGCAGTATATCCACAGCAGCATTCCTGCGGCGGCAACAGGCAGAGGCATACGCAGTGCGTGCATCTCTTCCCGGAAACCGCCGGGGTTGTACAGCAGCGCCTGCCACCAGCGCCCCAGCACCAGGGCCAGGGTAGCGCTGATCACCGATACCCAGGTCAGGTATCCGGTGGCCTGCGCCTCGCTGGCAAATGCCTTGCTCAGCTGCTGTGCCTCCGGGGTGGACGCCCCACCGGCTGCCTCATTGACCGCCTGGATCAGGTTGTCCAGCACACCGCCGGTGACTTGTGAGGACACCAAAATGCCCACACTGGTCGCGACGGTAAGCGCCACCAGCGCCCAGCTCCAGGCGCGAGTAGCACGCAGAACCAGCGCACCGGCCAGTACCCCCACAAAGTGGGTGATTGCCATACCGGCCATCAGCGGGGACATGTACCCCGCACCAGCGGCGGCAACCACCGGCAGCAACGCCCAGGCCAGAACAAACAGGCCGTCGCCACTGCCGCGGCGCAACCCCACCAGTGCAAGCACGGCGGGGCTGATCAGCGGAATGCCCACCAGAGTGAGGATCACCGCGCGTACGCGCGATCGCATGGCAAATTCAGCGATAGCGCGCACTAGATAGCTTCTCTTTTAAAACAATGCTTACGAAGCAAAGCGCAGCTTAGGCTTCGTGGCTGTCCGTGTACGGCAGCAGTGCAATGTAACGCGCACGCTTGACCGCGGTGGCCAGCTGACGCTGATACTTGGCTTTGGTGCCAGTGATACGGCTCGGTACGATTTTGCCAGTTTCAGAAACGTAGGCTTTCAGGGTATCGAGATCTTTGTAGTCGATACGCTTGACGCCTTCGGCGGTGAAACGGCAGAACTTACGACGACGGAAAAAACGTGCCATCTGACTATCCCCTTACTCTTCGTCTTCAGTTTGTTCGGAAGACTGGTCTTCCTCGGCGCCGCGGGAAGAAGACTCTTCCTTCTCGGCGCGCTCGCGACGCTCAGAGCGTTCTGCGCGCGCAGCTTTGCGCTCGCGGGACTCTTTCTCGGCCTTCATGATCGGGCTTTCTTCGGTGATGGCTTCGTCTTCGCGAATCACCAGGTTACGCAGCACCGCGTCGTTGTACTTGAAGTTGGTGGTCAGTTCCGCCAGCGCTTCTTCAGTACATTCAACGTTCAGCAGGATGTAGTGAGCCTTGTGGATCTTGTTGATCGGGTATGCCAGACGGCGACGGCCCCAGTCTTCCAGACGGTGAACTGCACCGCCGCTCTCTTTGATGGTCGCAGTGTAGCGCTCGACCATGCCGGGCACCTGCTCGCTCTGGTCCGGGTGAACCAGGAATACAATTTCGTAATGACGCATTTTTGCTCCTTACGGGTTAACACAGCCTCCTGGCGTGCCCCTGCGTAATTGCAGCGACTGCCCGGTGAGGCAAGGAGTACGCAATGGCAACCCAGACGGGTGCATTGCGGGCGGCGTATTCTATGCGCACCGCCAACTGGTTGCAAGTTGATCGATCCGTTCGGTACCCGCCAGTCAGCGCCCCGACCGAAACTGACTGAACTGGCATGTTCAGTACTCACTAAGCGCACCCTTCTTTATGAGGGACGCTCCGCGCCAGCCGTCTCCACATAACGAGATATAGCAACTGCCGGGGAGGGCACGCAATGGATCCGATGATCGTTCAGTTCGATGATGCCGCACCTGCTGACTACTGCAGCGATTTGATCGAGCGTTTCCGGGCATCTCCCGAACGCTCTGCGGGCCGCACCGGCTCTGGCGTGGACACCAGCAAAAAGCAAAGCTTGGATCTTTTTATCTCCGCACAGTCCGACTGGCGCGATGAATGTGAACAGCTGGACAACCTGGTGTACCAGGCACTGATGGGCTACTGCCGCCGCTACCCGCACCTGCTGACCGGTGCGATATCCCCGACCATTGCGGACGCGTCCGGCAACGGCGTGCGCAATCTCGCGGCGGAGGACATCGCCGGGCTAAACGAACAACAGATGCGGCAATTGGTCACCGGCATATTCCGCCTCGATGGCATCAATATGCAGCATTACACCCGAGGCAGTGGGGGCTACCACCACTGGCACTCGGAGCACTACCCGCACCCAAGCGACCCGGGGCAAAAGTCGCTGCACCGGGTTTTGTTCTGGCTGCTGTATCTGAACGATGTGGAACAAGGTGGCGAAACAGAGTTTTTCTACCAGGGCGCAAAGATAAAGCCCCGACAAGGCCGACTGATACTCTCCCCTTGCAGCTTTACCCATACACACCGCGGCAATGTCCCGGTGTCTGATGACAAGTACATCCTGACGTCCTGGGTGATGTACCGCCCGGCACCAGAGCTTTACGGCCAATCGGCAGCGTAGAAGGCCGGCACACAAGATAAAAAAGCATCCAAGAAAACAACATGATTGACGCCGGAGTCACAAATTTATCGACTGCGGGTTGAGGGGGTGCACGGGTCGCACGTCTAACCACTACAGGGTCGCAAAATAACGGGAACAACAATAATTACGACTGAACAATCCCAGTAACAATAACAATAATCTGCAGGGACCGAAGAATAACAATCAGGACTCAATGCCAGAGGGGCCCCAAGGCCCCTCAACTTTCTTTTCCCAGCCTCTCCGACACCCCGCTAAACACGCCGCGCTTTCACATCCTCCGCAAGCGCTCCTGATTCAGAATACGTAACGAACGCTCAGGCTGGCTTCGGTTTTGTCGTAGCTGTAGATATCAAAGTTTTCGTCATTGTCCGTGCGAATGATCCTGGCTTCCAGTTGCAGTCGCGGCAGCAGTTGCACCTCCGCCCCTATCCAGCTGCGCAGACGGTTTCCATCCCTTGCCTGACTCTTGAACTCCCCATCGCTGTCCTGCAGCCGGTTATTGCCACGATAATGGCTAAGGCGGTAATGGCTACCGGCATTGAGCGCCCACCCCGGCGCAAGTGGCAACTCGGCTTCAACTCCGAACGTCTGGCGGCGTGGTGAATAGCTGTAAAAGCCGTCATCCACGGTGGTCAGGTCTTCCCGACTGTCCAGATCCAGGCGATACAGTAGATCGACATCCAGCGTGGCCAGGGGGGCCGCCCAACGCGCCTCAAAACGCTGCCGCCAACCATCGAGGTAACGATAATTCTCGGCACCATTGAAATAGCTCGGCAGGTAGGCAAGGGTCAGTACGCCGCTATCAAAAGATTGCTGCATACGGCCCACCATACGCAACTCGTTGGTGACTGAATCCCCACCAAGGGAAGCGGCCTCCGCCAAACCACCGAGCTCCAGCAGCCATCCCTGCCAGGGGATATGCCTTGAGACCCCCAGATTAAAACTGGACAGGTTCAGGCTCTCCAGATCACTGTAGCGACGGCCGAAGGCAAACCCGTGCAAGCGCCAGCCATTCTCGGCAGTGCCCTGCAAGCGGTACTGGCCCCAGGCAAACAATTCCGTGTAGGTGTCTTCGCCCACCGAGTCATCGGTGAGTAGCTCGTTCTGCAGAGAGTAGGCGTTACTGTCATAGCCGGACGTCAGGCTGAGCAATGCCAGGCCGCGCCCCTCCTCTGCTGCTGCCGGTTCCGCCCCTGGCGCCTGTGCCAGTGCGCTAAGACGTGCCAGCGCAAGGCGGCGCAACTTGGGTGACGCGCTATCGGTGAGTGTGCGGTAGTAACCCACTGCAGATACCGGGCGCCCCTGCTTTTCCGCCATCAGCCCCAGCTGCAGGCGCGCCACCTCCCCCCACTCCGGGTCATCCAAAAGCTGCCGGAACTGGGCCTGCGCAGCCTGGTAGCGTCGCAGTTTGAAAAGCGTCACCCCCAGATTGTAGGTCAGGCTGGCCTCCTGCTGCCCTCCCTGTCGGGCCTGTTCAAAATGCGCCAGCGCGCGCTCATAATCTCCATCCTTGAAAGCTGCAGTGCCATTGGCAAAAGGTTCCTCAGCACCTGCAGGCGCTGCTACTGCAGCCCACCAGAGCAACCCGGTTAGCAACTTTGGCGTCAACTCCATTTCCCATACCTCCAAACACAACAGGCCGGACGCAATGCGCCCAGCCTCTAAAAAGAATCACTCAATAACAGGTTTCACCTGCTACCTCCGCAACCGTTAGCCTTCTACGGCGACATCTGCCGCCGCCGCGGGATCCATATCCAAGACCCCCTCAAGCAGCCCCTCGAGATCTACCGGCAAGCGGTCTTTAACGTCCTGCGGCAGGTTGTCGATGATCGCCTGCACATCCGCCATCGAACCTTCGTAATCAGCTCCGCTGAGCGCATTTTTCAGGGCCTCTTCAGCTGCCTCACGGGCAGCGGCAGCATTTTCCTGTGCGCTCAGGGCAGCCGCATTGGCATTGGCAATCGCGGCTTCACTCTGCGCCATGGCATCGGCAACCAGAGCAGCAATTTCTTCTGCCTTCAATTTGCCAGCGGCGCGCAGCTCGGCTTGCGCCTCTTCCGCATCGGCATTACCAGCGGCAATCGCAGCATTGGCTTTTGCCAGCCCTTCTGCGGCGGCTTCCACGGCGATATCGCTGGACACTTCCGGCAGCTCGATCACATTGATCGCGTCTTCTGCCGTCGCTTCAGCATCGACCACGGAAACATCCACATCTAGATCAGCATTGACTTCAACATCATTTGCCAGCGCCTTACCGCTGATGGGGGCGGCGACAATCAGGCCCAGAGCCATCCATGTTTTCAAAGTTTTCATCATTCAACCTCATTTGTGTCTTTCAATATTGTGTTTGGAGAGCGCAATTGGTGTCAGATAGTCTGCGGTTCCAGCACTGCGTGCTGGCTTTCAGACCAACCCGCGCCCGAAGGCAGGTCAACCGGCACATAAAACTCTTTGTGAGCACCCTGATGCTCGATACGAATTAAAATCTCAGTGCGCTGCCCGTTGCGCACGCGCACCGGCAAAGTAAGTCGGTTTGCCCCCGCGTTCAGGTCGGCTCGCCAGCGCAGCTCGCGCTGGTCGCCATAACCTTCCAGAGCAAGGTTTTCCGGCAGCGACACACTAATCATC
Protein-coding sequences here:
- the rplI gene encoding 50S ribosomal protein L9; translated protein: MEVILLDKVGKLGNVGDRVEVKAGFGRNFLLPTGKAVLANAANVAEFEAKRAELEAAAAAKVSEAEGRAAQLEGVVVTIAANAGDEGKLFGSIGTRDIAEAITAAGVAVEKAEVKLPEGALREVGEYDVDVQLHADVITAVKVVVEAE
- a CDS encoding 2OG-Fe(II) oxygenase, giving the protein MDPMIVQFDDAAPADYCSDLIERFRASPERSAGRTGSGVDTSKKQSLDLFISAQSDWRDECEQLDNLVYQALMGYCRRYPHLLTGAISPTIADASGNGVRNLAAEDIAGLNEQQMRQLVTGIFRLDGINMQHYTRGSGGYHHWHSEHYPHPSDPGQKSLHRVLFWLLYLNDVEQGGETEFFYQGAKIKPRQGRLILSPCSFTHTHRGNVPVSDDKYILTSWVMYRPAPELYGQSAA
- the rpsF gene encoding 30S ribosomal protein S6 → MRHYEIVFLVHPDQSEQVPGMVERYTATIKESGGAVHRLEDWGRRRLAYPINKIHKAHYILLNVECTEEALAELTTNFKYNDAVLRNLVIREDEAITEESPIMKAEKESRERKAARAERSERRERAEKEESSSRGAEEDQSSEQTEDEE
- a CDS encoding murein L,D-transpeptidase family protein, with protein sequence MRYLKLSLIALLLTPTLVFAKIKPVDEVVVYKSKHLMQLKRNGKVVKSYKVVFGKNPVGHKQYEGDSRTPEGRYTLNWKKKNSTYYRAIQVSYPNATDRARAKKLGRSPGGAIMIHGQKPHWKGIEEYLTRMNWTDGCIAVTNPQMDEIWAMVDTGTPIEIFP
- the rpsR gene encoding 30S ribosomal protein S18, which produces MARFFRRRKFCRFTAEGVKRIDYKDLDTLKAYVSETGKIVPSRITGTKAKYQRQLATAVKRARYIALLPYTDSHEA
- the dnaB gene encoding replicative DNA helicase: MNEYVPPEEDTQESQSSSPLPHSVEAEQSVLGGLMLDASRLDAVAEQLSAEDFFVASHRIIFGVMLELSGGEQPLDIVTLAEGLANRDLLADIGGPAYLAELAENTPSAANIVAYAKIVRERSMLRQLIAAAGEISRTSFNPGGLGSADLLQMAERRVAEIAEGRAKEGGFVGVDTLLKKTVERIDELFKSEGDLTGLSTGLTELDQRTSGWQPGEMIILAARPSMGKTALALNFVEAAMLSQEKPTLVFSMEMPSDSLVMRMLSSIGKIDQGRIRNGKLQEEDWPKLSSAVQKMKGKGLYIDDTPGLSPSEVRARVKRTVRDHTNKLMQADPKLSREEAERRAMPAMVMVDYLQLMQVKGSTEGRTQEISEISRSLKALAKEYECPVIALSQLNRGVEQRPNKRPMNSDLRESGAIEQDADVILFIYRDEYYNEDSPDKGLAELIIGKQRNGEIGTCRAAFVGKYTRFDDLAPEYYQEEH
- a CDS encoding tetratricopeptide repeat protein, yielding MELTPKLLTGLLWWAAVAAPAGAEEPFANGTAAFKDGDYERALAHFEQARQGGQQEASLTYNLGVTLFKLRRYQAAQAQFRQLLDDPEWGEVARLQLGLMAEKQGRPVSAVGYYRTLTDSASPKLRRLALARLSALAQAPGAEPAAAEEGRGLALLSLTSGYDSNAYSLQNELLTDDSVGEDTYTELFAWGQYRLQGTAENGWRLHGFAFGRRYSDLESLNLSSFNLGVSRHIPWQGWLLELGGLAEAASLGGDSVTNELRMVGRMQQSFDSGVLTLAYLPSYFNGAENYRYLDGWRQRFEARWAAPLATLDVDLLYRLDLDSREDLTTVDDGFYSYSPRRQTFGVEAELPLAPGWALNAGSHYRLSHYRGNNRLQDSDGEFKSQARDGNRLRSWIGAEVQLLPRLQLEARIIRTDNDENFDIYSYDKTEASLSVRYVF
- the bioD gene encoding dethiobiotin synthase codes for the protein MTSTFFVTGTNTEVGKTYITAALLEAARARGLQTAAVKPVASGCESTPEGLRNSDALTLMEAMTQELEYQQVNPVALEPAVAPHIAAMEAGKRLDPSRLVGICRGVMSGKADLVLIEGAGGWRVPLAPRMFLSDLPKELELPVILVVNMELGCINHALLTAEAIHRDGLPLAGWVANFARGPMEDMPRAEQNLMTLNALLPAPCLGVVPHDEQGDYRNGAAHLDLAPLLPASGEN